TGCGTCCGAGTTGGTGCTGGCCCGCGCCGACGACACGATGGGCGAGGAGTACACAGCCATCCCGGTCGACTCCATCGTCGACCTCTCGCCGGATCAGATTCCCTCGGAGTTCGCCGAGACCTTCGAGTCGACGGTCGCCATCGCCTCCGACGAAGGTGAGGGTCGACAGCTGGCGATCATCGAACTCCGGGGGAACAAACAGATCGGCTTTGCGAACGAACTGTTCAAGCTGATCCTCCAAGGTTGTGAAATCATCGTCACCCACCCTGCAAAGAAGGGTGGCCGCGTCTTAGAAACCGATCCGGTCCCCGGCGAGCTTACAGTCGACGACCGGTCGGTATCGATCACCGCCGCCGACGGAGACGACGAGCTGACGATTCGGCTGTCGGATATCATCCACATCGGGACGGGGAAACAGACCTACGAGAACCTCCGTATGCGGGGGCTGTCGATTCGCCATCTCCACGCCTCCAAGGAGGCGGCCGAAACCGCAATCAAGCTCCGAGATGATAGGAAACAAAAACTGTTCGAGCGGTTCGTCAGACAGAGCTACCGGAAACGGAAACGGAAAATCGAGCAGCTCACGATCACCGAGGCGTTCAAGGAGGTCCTCGTTGCGCTCTACTCGGCCAGCGACGAGATGGATCTCTCGATGATTATCGATAAAAACCCCGGCGAACTCCAAGACGTATTCGACTCGCTACAAGACGTTGGGCTGGTCCGCATGACAGACGACGGGACGGTACTCACCGGCCTAGGTCGGGTCGTCGTCAACGAGAAGATACAGGATGTAAATACATAATGAGCGCTGACTGGCCGATGGTGGAGATCGCATCCACACAATAGCAGACAAACGTATTTATTTAAATACGTATAAAAACGTGAGAAATCGCAGACGATACCGTTTAGTCTAGCTAGTTTTAACGAGTATTCGCAGAGATGGGGGAACGCTCACAGAGCGTTGTTCTCTGCATGGAAGGGCGGTGCGGGGGCGCTGCCCTTTTGACTACGAGATGAGAGCGTTGCACGCTGCTTCTAAAATATATACGGACAATGTTCGGATCAAGTCGCGAAACAGTTCACACAGCTAAGCCGACGTCGACGCCGAGCATGATCGCAAAGCCGAGAATAAACGTCACTGTTGCTGTGTCAGCGTAGCCGTGACTGTGACTTTCGGGGATGAGTTCGCGGAAGACGACCGCCATCATCGCGCCAGCCGCGAACCCAGCCGCAGCGGGGAAGACACCGGTGACGACCCCGACGAGTGCAAAGCCCGCCGCCGCCGCAATCGGCTCCGGAATCGCCCCCGAGAGGGTTGTATACAGGATCGTCTTGACCTTCGAGAGTCCGGTCTGGCTCGCGGGCACCGCCATCGCAAACCCGTCGGGCACGTTCTGGATCGCAATCGCCCCTGCGAGTGCGATGCCGACTTCCTCGAACCCACTGGCGAAG
This sequence is a window from Halohasta litchfieldiae. Protein-coding genes within it:
- a CDS encoding CheF family chemotaxis protein, with translation MTSSVDSSFNVADLGDRMHLDRDSELVDEDGAAVTLQQWVSRREAQRYDALDAESTDQSKGAASREAGSADGRSTAAESHSTNQSGQLDIAPDEGSTSDSEGQTGGTASVDSGGLFDPRERISGDPILTTETTVACSGLADGQPVACRVVLGASELVLARADDTMGEEYTAIPVDSIVDLSPDQIPSEFAETFESTVAIASDEGEGRQLAIIELRGNKQIGFANELFKLILQGCEIIVTHPAKKGGRVLETDPVPGELTVDDRSVSITAADGDDELTIRLSDIIHIGTGKQTYENLRMRGLSIRHLHASKEAAETAIKLRDDRKQKLFERFVRQSYRKRKRKIEQLTITEAFKEVLVALYSASDEMDLSMIIDKNPGELQDVFDSLQDVGLVRMTDDGTVLTGLGRVVVNEKIQDVNT